From the Deltaproteobacteria bacterium genome, the window CTGCAATTAGTTGTATAAACCACGGTATATCAATATTTACAGGACATCCGCCGACGCACAATGGATTTTTGCACTGGATGCACCTCTTTGCCTCAAGCATTGCAGCCTCTTCTGAATAGCCGTAGGGAACTTCATAAAAATTCCTTACCCTCTCCTTTGGAGGCTGTTCAGGCATCGGCTGTTTAGGGATTTTTATTCGTTCTTTTACTTCTTTTGGATCCATCTATGTCTCCTAATATAAATGTCAAATATCAAAATGTAAAAATCAAAATGACAAATCAAGATTCAAAAATTTATAAAAATAACTCCTTAATTTTGATTTTTGATATTTAATTTTTGATTTTACTTTGGATTTCTTTTTGGCATTTGGATTTTGAAATTTGCGATTGTGTTAAATATTTTTCTTCTCATAACATCTCTCGCCCTCATGATATGTAAACTCTTCCATTGCAATCTTTTCCTGTTTGAGATAGCCCCTGTTTCTCCTGATAAGTTCCTCAAAATCAACCTTGTGCCCGTCAAATTCAGGTCCGTCAACACAGACAAACTGAGTCTTGCCTCCGATTGTAACCCTGCATGCGCCGCACATACCTGTGCCGTCAACCATTATTGGGTTAAGGCTCACAACTGTTGGAATATTATATGGTTTTGTTGTATTAGCAACCGCCCTCATCATTGGTATTGGTCCTATGCCTATAACAATATCAATCTTTACTTTATCATATATTAACTTTTGAAGTATCTGGGTTACAAAACCATGATGTGCGTAACTGCCGTCATCTGTTGTTATATAGAGTTCATCACTGGTGTTTTTCATCTCGTTTTCAAGGATAAGGAGTTCTTTTGTCCTTGCGCCTATGATTGATACCACTTTATTGCCAAAAATTTTCAATGCCTTTGCAATAGGATAAACAGGTGCAGCCCCGATACCGCCGCCCACACAAACTGCTGTGCCAAAATTTTCTATATGGGTGGGTTTGCCCAAAGGGCCCACCACATCAAGGATAGCATCTCCTTTTCCCAATGCCCCAAGCATAGCCGTTGTTTTACCCACCTCCTGAAATATCAGGGTTATTGTCCCGTTTTCATTATCTGAATCAACTATTGTGAGGGGTATCCTTTCGCCATGCTCATTTAACCTCAAGATTACAAACTGCCCTGCCTTTCTCTTCTTTGCAATCTTTGGCGCCAGCACCTTGATTT encodes:
- a CDS encoding dihydropyrimidine dehydrogenase (NADH-dependent; catalyzes the conversion of pyrimidines to 5,6-dihydro compounds in pyrimidine degradation); translated protein: MDPKEVKERIKIPKQPMPEQPPKERVRNFYEVPYGYSEEAAMLEAKRCIQCKNPLCVGGCPVNIDIPWFIQLIA
- a CDS encoding sulfide/dihydroorotate dehydrogenase-like FAD/NAD-binding protein, whose product is MFEIVEKKLLSHTVHQIKVLAPKIAKKRKAGQFVILRLNEHGERIPLTIVDSDNENGTITLIFQEVGKTTAMLGALGKGDAILDVVGPLGKPTHIENFGTAVCVGGGIGAAPVYPIAKALKIFGNKVVSIIGARTKELLILENEMKNTSDELYITTDDGSYAHHGFVTQILQKLIYDKVKIDIVIGIGPIPMMRAVANTTKPYNIPTVVSLNPIMVDGTGMCGACRVTIGGKTQFVCVDGPEFDGHKVDFEELIRRNRGYLKQEKIAMEEFTYHEGERCYEKKNI